A window of Solanum stenotomum isolate F172 chromosome 3, ASM1918654v1, whole genome shotgun sequence contains these coding sequences:
- the LOC125858892 gene encoding uncharacterized protein LOC125858892 → MKGVMRFGKKWKRSPRYIGPYRISNRIGNVAYELELPPELPAVHPVFHISMLKKCLSDPSLIVPTENIDIKDNLSYKEIPIQILNRHIMPPPRTNTCNANTIPLVPNHEVMNAEFQNVIQLLAKTVDNQTNLQAPVPTNPTGGSAAARV, encoded by the exons atgaagggtgttatgaggtttggtaagaaatggAAACgcagtccccgatatattggtccttataGGATATCAAATaggattggtaatgtagcttatgagttggagttaccaccAGAGTTACCAGCAGTCCATCCagtatttcacatctctatgcTAAAGAAGTGTTTGAGTGATCCTTCACTTATTGTGCCTACCGAGAATATTGATATCAAGGATAACCTATCTTATAAAGAGATTCCCATTCAAATTCTTAATCGTCAT atcatgcctcctcccAGAACTAACACATGCAATGCTAACACAATTCCTCTAGTCCCGAACCATGAGGTTATGAATGCAGAGTTTCAAAATGTGATCCAACTATTGGCTAAGACCGTAGACAACCAGACCAATTTGCAGGCTCCAGTTCCTACAAATCCAACTGGTGGATCAGCTGCAGCCAGGGTTTGA